The region gagagagagagacaaacagacagacagacagacagagggagacagatctcctcctcccttaccccccccccccccaacccctgcatcccccttgcccccctcccacacacacaccctacatacaCACTCGCGAATCTTAATAAACAGCACCACTCGCCCTCTCTTATCGTGTCTCACCGTGAACCAATAAATAATCACACTTGCACTGATGCGTACGGTGGGAGCTATGAtttaaacggagagagagagagagagacagacagacagacagacagacagattgaaagagacagacagacagactgacagagaaacaaacggaaaaaaaaaaaacatacatgctGAGAAATGCATACACAGATGGACACGTGAAGAGaaaatatagagagacagagagagacagtcagagagagagagagagagagagagagagagagagagagagagagagagagagagagagagagagagagacaaacagacagacagagacagagacagacagacaaacgcacatgcacatacagacatacattcagaaagacagacaaacaagacggagagagagaaaaaagatgtcGCTTTCATCATATAATCATTTTGCCGTCTTATTATCATGCTAGTACTCCCATTTCatggacgtgttttttttttgcaaatcactggattgtggtttttctttctccttctcagaTTATGAACACCACTAAATTATGTTTGGTGTAATCAGGATCACTTGCCCTGGAAaatcgtgcccccccccccccccccccccccatatatcattcatttcatttatcttaTCAATATGATGatcacgatcatgatgatgatgttcattatTATAGATGATATTATCAGTAGtgttagtagtactagtagtggtcGTATTATAGTTGTtattgtcctttaaaaaaaaaataagtatTATCTGATGTATCTTTGTTAAGTCATCTTTAATTTGAAGAATAGGCCAAATGGTATACTTGTTTACCAGTAGTTATTTCTTCAACTatcgtgttgagagagagagagggagagggagagagggagagacagacagacaggcagagagagagagagagagagagagagagagagagagagagagagagagacagacagacagacagacagacagacagacagagacagacagacagacagacagagacagacagatagacagacaaacacacacacacacacacacacacacacacacacacacacacacacacacacacacacacacacacacacacacacacacacacacacacacacacacacagtgatgtgatgtgatgttgtttctgtttctggtGATTCTGCTCCAGTGCGGTGATGCCCAAAATCACGACTGGTGGAATCTTGCAACATACCCAAGTGGCCTTCGTCTGTCATCGATCTATCTTATCTCTAAATGAACTTTCTGTTTCCGTTATCCCCGATATGACTGCTCTCCATTCTACATGGAATTCGAATGTccaccaacacaaacacgcacatacatatattctgcatatattcacacacacagacacactgacagactcagacacacacacagacacacacacatacacacatatgtgtttatatatatatatatatatatatatatatatatatatatatatatatatatatatatatatatatatatttgtgtgtaagtgtgtgtgtgtgtgtgtgtgtgtgtgtgtgtgtacataatttatattatgaggggaagagagagagacacagagagagagatagagacagacagacagacagacagacatagaggctgactgacagaaaggaaaaaaaagaacaaagaatcaGAGAAAGATATGATAAAGTGATACAATGACCAAAAACGCACTTATTGACAGCCTCCTCATTgtctgagaacacacacaaacattccctccctccccctccttccttcaaattctatttctacacacacacacacacacacacacacacacacacacacacacacacactatccctacCCACCCTCCTTCCTTATTCTcattctgtatacacacacacatactcagagagagagagagagagatagagagagagagagagagagagagagagagagagagagagagagagagagagagagagagagagagagaaaacagagagagacagacagacagacagacagacagacagacagaaagaaagaaagaaagaaaggaagaaagacacacacacacacacaaacacaaacacacacaaacagacacacacaaccaccgccccccccccccacacacacacaccacaataaacaaacaaacaaacaaacaaacaaacaaaccaaaacagaaaaacccACAACTGACCTGAGGCAGGCTACACAAGAAGCTGAGCGTCCAGGCAGAGCCCAGCATCCAGCGGGTGCGGCCCCCGCGACTCCCGAAGCGCGTCAGGGGGTGCACGATGGAAATGTAGCGGTCCAGAGAGATGGTCACCAAGAGGAAAGAAGACAGGTAGAACCCGAAGGCCCTGAAGAACATGCAGACCCTGCAGGCCACGTCCCCGGCCTCCCAGGACACAGTCGCATGCCAGATGGTCTCCAGGGGCATGAAGATGAAGGCCACAATGAGGTCAGCTATGGCCAGGTGCATGATGAAGACGTTCACCCGGGATTTGAACCCCCGGCTCCGTAGCAGGGTGATGAAGACGGTGAGGTTGCCCGAGGCGGCGACCACGAAGAGGCAGGGGTAGGTGATGACGGACACCAGGGTGGCCTCCGAGAAGACCATCTCTTCGGGTAAGGGTGGACGctgggtgtgggcgtgggtgttgttgttgttcatgttggtggtgaggaggatggtgttgttggcgttgttgttgttgttgttggtcttgtcgTCCACCAATACGTCCATGATGTTGAAGGCTTTTttgtgatcgtggtggtggtggtggcctgtGTGGTGGAGGAAGTCTTCTTCCGTCAGGTTCAgactcatttgttgttgtttttattgaacaatcttttttttctatcggcgtgtctttctttctttcgctccgccCGTCCGTCTTGCTCTACGATCTTTATGTTTCCTCCTGCACTGTCACAGCGTGATcgcataaaaaaaccaacaacattaatATCAATAATCAATCGAGTCTCACTGTCTTTCACCTTTAATTTAAGTATACCTATACATGGCCCTGGTAAGATTCTTCCAGTTACTGTAACAGACACAACTCCTTCTGTTCCAAATCAAACAGGAACCGTGGTTTTAAAGAAATAATATTTATCACTTCAGTTCAATGATTCCGATCGCTCTCTGCTCGAATCCAGTCATCCCGCTGATGCTCATCGCTCAAGATCTCCCAGTCCTTTGATGAAATCTGGACACCAATCAAACGATAAATCAAAGATAATAATCGAAGAATTATTGTTGCAAACTGCAAAGACTGGAGAAGACTTGTTGACGCCTTATGGTCAAGCCGGAGCGAAGAGTGTTAAGTGAGCTGGTAAGTATTGTTAGATATTTCGTGCTGGATGACAAGGTCTCAGCTGCTATGACGAGAGCCGCCAGATAGGAGCAACGAAGGTATTGTGTTGAATTAATCGATTTCggtgttgttgcttcttctttgttcatgggctgcaactacaacgctcactcgtatgcacacgagtgggcttttacgtgtattaccgtttttaccccgccatgtagggagccatactccgttttcgggggtgtgcatactgggtacaggatctttaacgtgcgtatttgatcctctgctcgtgtatatacacaaagggggttcaggcactagcaggtctgcacatatgttgacctcgggGAGCgaaaaatatctccaccctttgcccaccaggcgccgttaccgagattcgaacccggggccctcagattgaaagtccaacgctttaaccactcggctattgcacccgttggTGTTTTTGTTCGACTTGATAAATGCGTGGCATGCCAAGTTTAGTCCTGGCAATCACAAATGATTGAACCAGGACGTGTTTGTTCTGATCTCATTGCCATCTCCTAAAGTGAAACTGGCACTTACAATCTCTTTCTCAGTCCACAATGTACAACAAAAGCATATCTCTACTGATACTAGACAAAATTGACTAGTACGTACAGCTTTTGTTTGAACGGTTAAGTTAGTTTatgcatcagaaaaaaacaaccatggTATTAATTTTCAGCAACAACAATTGCAAAATTTGTGGCAAGGCACACGCTGTGTGTGAGGACAATAACATAAGAAGGctcaagttaaaaagaaaagaaaaaaaaagaagaaaagagaatttGTCATTTCATCCTGAAGCTGTACGTTTCAGTTAGCTGATTAATTTCAAATAAGTAAATGACAACGGTTCTGTTAATCAGTTGTAAAGAATGTATAATTTTACATACACATTATccgacagcaacacaacaacgagAAATTATCACTAAAGATcagctccaacaacaacaaacaacaacagcaacaaagaaacaatacacacaaaatcCCTTCAAACTCACTTCCAAACGAAGGAATCCAACCCACAAGATCACCACAATCCCCTGTAACCAAGCCAATCTCGTTTCTCAGAACAAACGTAATCCCCCTCAACCCTTCAAGCACCCGGGCGTGTTGTCATCAACACCAAAGTACACCCCCGACAAAGATCAACGGTTTTCCTTCCgggatgaatgactgaatgagcaCCCACCTCACCAGCCTGTTATCAATGTGGAACGGATGACCACCTTCCACATGCCGCTGTTACCGCAGGCCACGATCTCCACAGAAAATCTTCCAGCAGACAGGCAATATGCTCACAACATTCACAAACAGTtcccaaaagaaacacacacacaaccacaaacacaacaataaaaaataatagttATACTAACACCATATAAAAGACTGGAAACAGATTCTGTTTTTGACGTCCAGGTCTATttgttggggaggtgggagggttgtgATTTCACATGGAATGGAATGAAATGCTCAGATCTTCAATCAAGCTGCTTGCTGGTTTGGGGAGGTTGATGGAAACAGAAAGTTATGTTCGTAGTTGTAGCAAGCAGGCAGCCAACACGTTGCTTTCGGGTGGTCCGGGAAGAGCCAGGGATGTGCACAGAAACTTGGTGAGATAGAATCTCTGACGTGTGGAAAGCGATGACTTGCTTGCTGCGTTCCTGCGACAGACGGAAAAGTGTCTTTTAGATGCTATCTGCTCAGGACATGTTGTGTTTACGTCCAACTGCACACCTTTCATAAATAAACATGGTGCGGCGTTGAAAACGTGCACGCAAGCGCACAGACatacttaaaaaagaaagatagggagCCAGACAGGTCGGCACGgccacgcgtgcacacacacacacacacacacacacacacacacacacacatctcgcacAGCGAGTTCCACCTTTAAAAGTCTCGAGCATTATTCACGGAACAACGCGATTTTTAACATCTACGACTCTTCGCGAGGATCCTGACTGTCTTAAACCCATGGAAAGCCATCCACATCTCATCTACGAATGatcacgataataataataataataataataatgataataataataataataataatgaaaatgataaaccaTTACTTATGTAACAGCAGATAGGTTAAAAACAATCACTGCAGGCGTCGCTGATGAAATTACATCAAACACAaggacaagaggaaaaaaaacatgtaaagtCTTTTAAACTTGTATGTTGATGCGAAGAAAATGATTATTTCATTCAGTCTCCAACGAATGACGGTCTTTGATGTGAGTAAAAGTTTATTACATCTCAAAACATGATTTGGTCGGGTTTAATGGTtggatattaaagctttcttgcCCTGTTATTGTTGATACAC is a window of Babylonia areolata isolate BAREFJ2019XMU chromosome 22, ASM4173473v1, whole genome shotgun sequence DNA encoding:
- the LOC143297394 gene encoding adipokinetic hormone/corazonin-related peptide receptor variant I-like — encoded protein: MSLNLTEEDFLHHTGHHHHHDHKKAFNIMDVLVDDKTNNNNNNANNTILLTTNMNNNNTHAHTQRPPLPEEMVFSEATLVSVITYPCLFVVAASGNLTVFITLLRSRGFKSRVNVFIMHLAIADLIVAFIFMPLETIWHATVSWEAGDVACRVCMFFRAFGFYLSSFLLVTISLDRYISIVHPLTRFGSRGGRTRWMLGSAWTLSFLCSLPQSVIFHVERHPVYPWFTQCVTFNFFPSTVHEMAYNIFNCVMVYLLPLIVIVVTYTLILIQISRNARNVTVNPPESEIVSELRSGSIRAGVAVRCSTVGHIGKARMRTLKMTLVIVSVFIMCWTPYFLNLSMFWFHKDWAKNLNPKVHRALFIFAVSNSCIDPAVYGMFTSTFRREARKWRRCICKRFQKLTQ